A DNA window from Oryzias latipes chromosome 5, ASM223467v1 contains the following coding sequences:
- the LOC101158351 gene encoding zinc finger protein 250 isoform X1, protein MSKLELLGAFLNERLTAAAEEILGAVKEAVEEYQSEILRSQEENERLKGLLHAAVQRLLLQPGEPGPPPVPLQEDIQARDSEWRSREDLVLLHVKEEPKPRHMQTDLEQELEKTHSEEQSLHPASAQRVSPPPLTSMELKKEDSEENRVKLHASSSSSSPAKVPLDCSRAAQIGTGLTSTKSRRPPKTGPLLKGLKPSVLTMPIKNGRPLKLPRPSQPGQSIQRWHSCSECGKSFSFACQLEVHTRWHTKEKPYGCGVCRKSFTTVSMLKRHHRIHTGEKPFRCHVCGKCFNQSAHLNTHFRLHTRDRAGRGRPPQ, encoded by the exons ATGAGCAAGCTGGAGCTGCTCGGCGCCTTTCTGAACGAGCGGCTGACGGCGGCCGCGGAGGAGATCCTGGGCGCCGTGAAGGAGGCCGTGGAGGAGTACCAAAGCGAGATCCTGCGCTCCCAGGAGGAAAACGAGCGGCTCAAAGGGCTCCTGCACGCGGCTGTGCagcggctgctgctgcagccagGTGAGCCAG GACCTCCTCCTGTCCCACTGCAAGAAGACATTCAGGCGCGAGATTCTGaatggaggagcagggaggatcTGGTGCTGCTGCACGTTAAAGAAGAACCCAAGCCCAGACACATGCAAACAGACTTAGAACAAGAACTTGAAAAGACTCACTCAGAGGAGCAGAGTTTGCATCCTGCTTCTGCACAGAGGGTCTCTCCTCCTCCACTGACCTCTATGGAGCTGAAGAAGGAGGACTCTGAGGAGAACCGTGTGAAGCTCCATGCATCCAGCAGCTCCTCATCTCCAGCGAAGGTTCCTCTGGactgcagcagagcagctcaGATCGGCACTGGCCTCACCTCCACAAAGAGTCGCAGACCCCCAAAAACTGGCCCCCTGCTGAAGGGGCTGAAACCCAGTGTGCTCACAATGCCCATCAAGAACGGGAGGCCCCTAAAATTGCCTCGCCCCTCTCAGCCGGGCCAGAGCATCCAGAGGTGGCACAGCTGCAGTGAGTGCGGCAAGAGCTTCAGCTTTGCCTGCCAGCTGGAGGTCCACACGCGCTGGCACACCAAGGAGAAGCCGTACGGCTGTGGCGTGTGCAGGAAGAGCTTTACCACAGTCAGCATGCTGAAGAGGCACCACCGCATCCACACCGGCGAGAAGCCCTTCCGCTGCCACGTCTGCGGCAAGTGCTTCAACCAGTCCGCCCACCTCAACACCCACTTCAGACTGCACACTCGGGACAGAGCGGGCCGGGGCCGCCCGCCGCAGTGA
- the LOC101158351 gene encoding zinc finger protein 287 isoform X2, whose product MSKLELLGAFLNERLTAAAEEILGAVKEAVEEYQSEILRSQEENERLKGLLHAAVQRLLLQPGPPPVPLQEDIQARDSEWRSREDLVLLHVKEEPKPRHMQTDLEQELEKTHSEEQSLHPASAQRVSPPPLTSMELKKEDSEENRVKLHASSSSSSPAKVPLDCSRAAQIGTGLTSTKSRRPPKTGPLLKGLKPSVLTMPIKNGRPLKLPRPSQPGQSIQRWHSCSECGKSFSFACQLEVHTRWHTKEKPYGCGVCRKSFTTVSMLKRHHRIHTGEKPFRCHVCGKCFNQSAHLNTHFRLHTRDRAGRGRPPQ is encoded by the exons ATGAGCAAGCTGGAGCTGCTCGGCGCCTTTCTGAACGAGCGGCTGACGGCGGCCGCGGAGGAGATCCTGGGCGCCGTGAAGGAGGCCGTGGAGGAGTACCAAAGCGAGATCCTGCGCTCCCAGGAGGAAAACGAGCGGCTCAAAGGGCTCCTGCACGCGGCTGTGCagcggctgctgctgcagccag GACCTCCTCCTGTCCCACTGCAAGAAGACATTCAGGCGCGAGATTCTGaatggaggagcagggaggatcTGGTGCTGCTGCACGTTAAAGAAGAACCCAAGCCCAGACACATGCAAACAGACTTAGAACAAGAACTTGAAAAGACTCACTCAGAGGAGCAGAGTTTGCATCCTGCTTCTGCACAGAGGGTCTCTCCTCCTCCACTGACCTCTATGGAGCTGAAGAAGGAGGACTCTGAGGAGAACCGTGTGAAGCTCCATGCATCCAGCAGCTCCTCATCTCCAGCGAAGGTTCCTCTGGactgcagcagagcagctcaGATCGGCACTGGCCTCACCTCCACAAAGAGTCGCAGACCCCCAAAAACTGGCCCCCTGCTGAAGGGGCTGAAACCCAGTGTGCTCACAATGCCCATCAAGAACGGGAGGCCCCTAAAATTGCCTCGCCCCTCTCAGCCGGGCCAGAGCATCCAGAGGTGGCACAGCTGCAGTGAGTGCGGCAAGAGCTTCAGCTTTGCCTGCCAGCTGGAGGTCCACACGCGCTGGCACACCAAGGAGAAGCCGTACGGCTGTGGCGTGTGCAGGAAGAGCTTTACCACAGTCAGCATGCTGAAGAGGCACCACCGCATCCACACCGGCGAGAAGCCCTTCCGCTGCCACGTCTGCGGCAAGTGCTTCAACCAGTCCGCCCACCTCAACACCCACTTCAGACTGCACACTCGGGACAGAGCGGGCCGGGGCCGCCCGCCGCAGTGA
- the zc3h11a gene encoding zinc finger CCCH domain-containing protein 11A, protein MTNHGDDCYFFYYSTCTKGDSCPFRHCEAAMGNETVCNLWQEGRCFRPTCKFRHMEITKNRKEIPCYWENQPAGCQKPHCAFFHEKPRCIQGLFVPPDQSQNKNEEEHLEDTPAAPPVVLATSTNPQLRGVIKTETTEPVPSPTHPPVVINAADDDEDEDEEGEDNRVGPSPRKLQRTGEALTFGVSTLEEIRLRKALMASMRTGFGQRAEGVANGEKENIQAFFRATSSQSRAGQPGSEVMVRSKRGVSERLGLRMPHTGGRGREGLPLRKSLAERLGGVLEEPSAPTLEGAKPVKDRLGLFSGPAAAEHSGSSAEKNSASVKDPVQIRIKTLEEIRREKAAKSQKDAPLDVSPDAPAEIPKTGTARTVRGVKRTVSVKDAPVANIKTFSEIVLSKKKRQEEKRARISKTAEGPVEKTVSRSPDESDTPEDGKEGKVRVKTLEEIRREKAARLQAQQDTDSGESRDQEGPARKRRLLRVKKLETQDPSGTLEETPPTEKLQKTAKMGSVQVKTFEEIMREKRLRQQEGEEEASNSPEAEAVRPPTKRKAPVKADPASPEPSSPADPPRVSVRKLLPPRSKGTSNTQQGPIQGKTGDVTDSRSTTPPSENQNQTGSTEQSGESKVRPKLNVKPSVVKLATPLRPAQKKRGAEPSAVAAVKPLNSTAAVQEAPQESTCTPSQVLPSSEALLKSAVPRFSTPLQEASPGEEELQTVPVFKQSGGQKAGVAIKETCSVPHSPSVRTTTQSRARRTSTTRPTSDSSTPAVDDFEELINQFTDDHLDGDVDPGLGEDDLLQELSEMIDS, encoded by the exons ATGACCAACCATGGAGATGACTGCTACTTCTTTTACTACTCCACCTGCACCAAG GGTGACAGCTGCCCCTTCAGACACTGTGAAGCCGCCATGGGTAACGAGACGGTCTGCAACCTCTGGCAGGAAGGTCGCTGTTTCCGCCCCACCTGCAAATTTCGCCACATGGAGATCACG aaaaacagaaaggagATCCCCTGTTACTGGGAGAACCAGCCGGCCGGCTGCCAGAAGCCTCACTGCGCCTTCTTTCATGAGAAACCGCGCTGCATTCAGGGCCTGTTCGTCCCACCGGATCAAA GTCAGAACAAGAATGAGGAAGAGCACCTTGAGGACACACCCGCTGCCCCACCTGTTGTTCTCGCCACCTCCACTAACCCTCAGCTTAGAGGAGTCATCAAAACAGAGACGACGGAGCCTGTCCCAAGCCCCACCCACCCCCCTGTAGTGATCAATGCGGCGGATGATGATGAGGACGAAGATG aggagggggaggacAACAGAGTCGGCCCCTCACCCAGGAAATTACAGCGAACAG gtgaaGCTCTCACATTTGGAGTTAGCACTCTGGAGGAGATCCGTCTGAGGAAGGCTCTGATGGCCAGCATGAGGACTGGTTTCGGCCAGAGAGCTGAAGGCGTCGCCAACGGGGAGAAGGAGAACATCCAGGCCTTCTTCAGAGCGACATCGTCTCAGTCCAGAG CAGGCCAGCCTGGATCTGAAGTCATGGTCCGGTCCAAGAGGGGGGTTTCAGAAAGGCTTGGCCTGAGGATGCCCCACACTG GCGGAAGAGGCAGAGAGGGTCTGCCGCTGAGGAAGAGTCTGGCCGAGCGTCTTGGAGGGGTCCTTGAGGAGCCATCAGCACCCACTCTAGAAG GTGCCAAGCCTGTTAAGGACAGACTTGGCTTGTTTTCTGGTCCCGCTGCAGCTGAGCACTCAG GTTCTTCAGCTGAGAAGAACAGCGCTTCTGTGAAAGACCCGGTGCAGATTCGCATCAAAACACTGGAAGAGATCCGACGAGAGAAGGCAGCCAAGAGCCAGAAAGATGCTCCATTAGATGTGTCCCCAGATGCTCCTGCAGAGATCCCAAAGACTGGCACCGCCAGAACCGTCAGGGGGGTCAAGAGAACAGTTTCTGTGAAGGATGCCCCTGTCGCTAACATTAAGACATTTTCTGAGATTGTTCTGTCGAAGAAGAAGagacaggaagagaaacgggcCAGAATCTCAAAAACAGCTGAGGGCCCTGTGGAGAAAACTGTGAGCAGAAGCCCGGACGAGTCCGACACCCCTGAAGATGGGAAGGAGGGCAAGGTCAGGGTGAAAACCTTGGAGGAGATCCGTAGGGAGAAGGCAGCCCGGCTGCAGGCTCAGCAGGACACAGACAGCGGGGAGAGCAGAGACCAGGAGGGCCCGGCCAGGAAGAGGAGGCTGCTGAGAGTCAAGAAGCTGGAGACCCAAG ATCCCAGCGGGACATTGGAGGAGACCCCCCCCACGGAGAAGTTGCAGAAGACCGCCAAG ATGGGCAGCGTCCAGGTCAAGACCTTCGAGGAGATAATGAGAGAGAAACGTCTCCGACAGCAGGAAGGGGAGGAGGAAGCCAGCAATTCACCTGAGGCTGAAGCCGTCAGACCCCCTACGAAGAGGAAGGCCCCCGTTAAGGCCGACCCGGCTTCACCAGAGCCTTCCTCCCCAGCTGACCCGCCCAGAGTTTCTGTCCGCAAGCTGTTACCTCCGAGGTCCAAAGGCACTTCAAACACACAGCAGGGGCCCATTCAAGGAAAAACCGGAGATGTGACTGACTCTAGAAGCACCACGCCCCCTTcagagaaccagaaccagactgGGTCCACAGAACAATCTGGAGAGTCCAAAG TGAGACCCAAACTGAATGTGAAGCCCTCCGTTGTGAAGCTCGCCACGCCACTGAGGCCAGCCCAGAAGAAGAGGGGGGCGGAGCCATCGGCTGTGGCTGCAGTCAAACCTCTGAACAGCACCGCTGCAGTCCAGGAAGCCCCACAGGAGTCCACATGCACGCCCTCACAG GTTCTTCCGTCTTCCGAGGCTTTGCTGAAATCAGCTGTTCCTCGCTTCTCCACCCCCCTGCAAGAGGCGAGCCCGggggaggaggagctgcagacggTCCCTGTCTTCAAGCAGAGTGGAGGCCAGAAGGCAGGCGTGGCCATCAAAGAGACATGCTCGGTCCCTCACAG CCCGTCAGTCAGAACCACGACCCAGTCCAGAGCCAGGCGGACCAGCACAACCCGCCCCACCTCAGACTCTTCGACCCCTGCCGTGGACGACTTCGAGGAGCTGATCAACCAGTTCACTGACGATCACCTGGACGGGGACGTTGATCCTGGACTGGGGGAGGACgacctgctgcaggagctgtcagagatgattgacagctga